A single region of the Acinetobacter sp. WCHA45 genome encodes:
- the leuC gene encoding 3-isopropylmalate dehydratase large subunit has product MAGKTLYDKLWDDHLVKQRDDGSSLIYIDRHLLHEVTSPQAFEGLQLADRQPWRLSANVATPDHNVPTSKKEREQGIAGIEDDTSRIQVQTLDDNCKTFNIVEFGINDIRQGIAHVVGPEQGLTLPGMTVVCGDSHTATHGAFGCLAHGIGTSEVEHVLATQCLVQKKSKNMLVRVDGVLGKGVTSKDVVLAIIGKIGTAGGTGYAIEFGGQVFRDMSIEGRMTVCNMAIEAGARVGMVAVDDKTIAYVKDRNYAPKGEQWDQAVEYWNTLHSDEDAVFDAVVVLNGAEIEPQVSWGTSPEMVIPVSQAVPTLEQAKDDVQRNDWTRAYQYMGLTAGQALSDIQLDRVFIGSCTNSRIEDIRAAADVVKGRKVASSIKQAMIVPGSGLVKQQAEQEGLDQIFLDAGFEWREPGCSMCLAMNADKLQPGEHCASTSNRNFEGRQGNGGRTHLVSPAMAAAAAIAGHFVDVRSF; this is encoded by the coding sequence ATGGCAGGCAAGACATTATATGACAAATTATGGGATGACCATTTAGTTAAGCAACGTGATGATGGTTCAAGCTTGATTTATATTGATCGTCATTTATTACATGAAGTGACTAGCCCTCAAGCATTTGAAGGCTTACAACTTGCTGATCGTCAGCCATGGCGTTTAAGTGCCAATGTCGCAACACCTGACCATAACGTTCCAACTTCTAAAAAAGAGCGTGAGCAAGGCATTGCTGGAATCGAAGATGATACCTCTCGTATCCAAGTCCAAACTTTAGATGATAACTGTAAGACCTTTAATATCGTTGAATTTGGTATTAATGACATTCGTCAAGGTATCGCCCACGTGGTAGGACCAGAGCAAGGTTTAACTTTGCCGGGTATGACCGTGGTCTGTGGTGATTCACACACAGCTACACATGGCGCATTTGGTTGTTTAGCACACGGTATTGGTACGTCAGAAGTTGAGCATGTGTTAGCAACTCAATGTTTAGTACAGAAAAAATCGAAAAACATGCTTGTTCGTGTCGATGGTGTATTAGGCAAAGGCGTGACGTCGAAAGATGTTGTTTTAGCGATTATCGGCAAAATTGGAACAGCTGGTGGTACAGGCTATGCCATTGAATTTGGTGGTCAAGTGTTCCGTGATATGTCGATCGAAGGGCGTATGACCGTATGTAACATGGCAATCGAAGCGGGTGCGCGCGTAGGTATGGTTGCTGTTGATGACAAAACCATCGCTTATGTGAAAGATCGTAACTATGCGCCTAAAGGTGAGCAGTGGGATCAAGCCGTAGAATATTGGAATACCTTACACTCAGACGAAGATGCTGTATTTGATGCAGTCGTCGTATTGAATGGCGCTGAGATTGAGCCACAAGTGTCTTGGGGAACGTCTCCAGAAATGGTGATCCCTGTTTCGCAAGCAGTACCGACTTTAGAACAAGCAAAAGATGATGTTCAGCGTAATGACTGGACTCGTGCTTATCAATATATGGGTTTAACTGCTGGTCAAGCGTTGTCTGATATTCAATTAGATCGTGTCTTTATTGGTTCATGTACCAATTCTCGTATTGAAGATATTCGTGCTGCGGCAGATGTCGTGAAAGGGCGTAAAGTTGCATCTAGTATTAAACAGGCGATGATCGTTCCGGGTTCAGGTTTGGTGAAGCAACAAGCAGAACAAGAAGGCTTGGATCAAATTTTCTTAGATGCTGGTTTTGAATGGCGTGAACCAGGTTGTTCGATGTGCTTAGCAATGAACGCTGATAAATTACAACCGGGCGAACATTGTGCATCTACTTCGAATCGAAATTTTGAAGGTCGTCAGGGTAACGGTGGTCGTACACATTTGGTAAGCCCAGCAATGGCTGCAGCGGCTGCAATTGCTGGTCATTTTGTTGATGTACGTTCATTCTAA
- a CDS encoding sporulation protein, with amino-acid sequence MFKKMMSSLGIQGVTVETHLHNPTLQAGGTLEGEISFKGGSSDKEINSLYLQLMTIAEVESGDHEFNQPLILDQWLISSNFLLAAHQSHHIPFTMQIPYETPITEVSCRRNGTRVWINTHMDVDWGLDATDRDYLSVLPTLTMQVFLQAMQQCGFVLSSVDVEKGQLTARNFRSTIGCYQELEFVSSHLFSGFNEVEVSFVAEAHQTHVMLEVDRTLRSDQLLTMTLPNQQLDVGQVTQQIRRLLKIG; translated from the coding sequence ATGTTTAAAAAAATGATGTCAAGTTTGGGTATTCAAGGGGTAACTGTAGAAACGCATTTGCATAATCCAACTTTACAAGCGGGTGGAACATTAGAAGGGGAAATTAGTTTTAAAGGCGGCTCATCTGATAAAGAAATCAATAGTTTGTATTTACAATTGATGACCATCGCCGAAGTTGAGTCAGGGGATCATGAATTTAATCAACCTTTGATTTTGGATCAGTGGTTAATCAGTTCAAATTTTTTATTAGCTGCACATCAATCCCATCATATTCCATTTACGATGCAAATCCCATATGAAACGCCTATTACTGAAGTTTCTTGTCGCCGTAATGGGACTCGCGTTTGGATCAATACACATATGGATGTTGATTGGGGGCTAGATGCAACTGATCGTGATTATTTAAGTGTGTTACCCACACTAACCATGCAAGTGTTTTTACAAGCAATGCAACAATGTGGTTTTGTCTTATCGAGTGTCGATGTAGAAAAAGGACAACTCACGGCACGTAATTTTCGATCAACCATTGGTTGCTACCAAGAATTAGAGTTTGTTTCTTCACATCTGTTCAGCGGTTTTAATGAGGTCGAAGTGTCATTTGTTGCAGAAGCACATCAAACGCATGTGATGTTAGAAGTGGATCGAACTTTGCGTTCAGATCAGCTATTGACGATGACACTTCCAAATCAGCAATTGGATGTGGGTCAAGTGACGCAACAAATTCGCCGTTTGTTAAAAATAGGATAA
- the leuD gene encoding 3-isopropylmalate dehydratase small subunit produces MKKYTVEQGIVAPLDRANVDTDLIIPKQFLKSIKRTGFGDNLFDELRYLDEGYLGQDISKRPINPEFVLNKPRYQGSTILLARTNFGCGSSREHAPWALNEYGFRTVIAPSFADIFFNNCFKNGMLPVILSEEIVDQLFKECAETEGYQLTIDLEAQEVRTPTGEAFKFEIDPFRKHCLLNGLDDIGLTLQVADDIRAYEEKAKQARPWVFQEIEA; encoded by the coding sequence ATGAAAAAATACACTGTAGAACAAGGTATTGTTGCACCTTTAGATCGTGCAAATGTTGATACTGATTTAATCATTCCAAAACAGTTTTTGAAGTCAATTAAGCGCACAGGTTTTGGCGATAACTTATTTGATGAATTGCGTTATTTAGATGAAGGTTATTTAGGGCAAGATATTAGCAAACGTCCAATTAACCCTGAATTTGTATTGAATAAACCGCGTTATCAAGGTTCAACGATTTTATTGGCACGCACAAATTTTGGTTGTGGCTCTAGTCGTGAGCATGCGCCTTGGGCTTTGAATGAGTATGGTTTCCGTACCGTGATCGCGCCAAGCTTTGCAGATATTTTCTTTAATAACTGCTTTAAAAATGGCATGTTGCCTGTGATTTTATCTGAAGAGATTGTTGATCAGTTATTCAAGGAATGTGCTGAAACAGAAGGTTATCAATTGACCATCGATTTAGAAGCTCAGGAAGTGCGCACGCCAACAGGTGAAGCATTTAAATTTGAAATTGATCCATTCCGTAAGCACTGCTTATTAAATGGTTTGGATGATATTGGCTTAACTTTGCAAGTGGCAGATGATATTCGTGCCTATGAAGAAAAAGCCAAACAGGCGCGTCCTTGGGTGTTTCAAGAGATAGAAGCTTAA
- the leuB gene encoding 3-isopropylmalate dehydrogenase has translation MSKHILILAGDGIGPEIVGAAEKVLTKVNEKFNLGLTWEHGLLGGSAIDAHGEPYPAITSEQAKKADAILLGAVGGPKWDTIERSIRPERGLLKIRSELNLFANLRPAILYPQLADASSLKPEIVAGLDILIVRELTGGIYFGQPRGIRELENGEKQGYNTDVYSESEIKRIAKVAFELAGLRGGKVCSVDKANVLEVTELWKQTVTDLQQAQYSNIQLSHMYVDNAAMQLVRAPKQFDVIVTGNLFGDILSDEAAMLTGSIGMLPSASLDENGKGMYEPCHGSAPDIAGQNVANPLATILSVAMMLRYTFREEAAAKAIEDAVGQVLDQGLRTADIMSEGMTKVGTDAMGEAVVSALN, from the coding sequence ATGTCTAAACATATTTTAATTTTGGCAGGTGATGGGATTGGTCCTGAAATTGTGGGCGCTGCTGAGAAAGTTCTGACCAAGGTCAATGAAAAATTTAATTTAGGTTTGACATGGGAACATGGTTTGTTGGGTGGTTCTGCGATTGATGCACATGGTGAACCTTACCCTGCTATCACCAGTGAACAGGCGAAAAAAGCCGATGCAATCTTGTTGGGTGCGGTTGGTGGTCCTAAGTGGGATACCATTGAACGTTCGATTCGTCCAGAACGTGGCTTGCTTAAAATTCGTAGCGAATTGAATTTATTCGCAAATTTACGTCCTGCGATTCTTTATCCACAATTGGCTGATGCTTCAAGTTTGAAGCCAGAAATCGTTGCTGGTTTGGATATCCTCATTGTTCGTGAATTAACGGGGGGGATCTACTTTGGTCAACCACGTGGTATTCGCGAATTAGAAAATGGCGAAAAACAAGGCTATAACACTGATGTTTATTCAGAAAGTGAAATCAAGCGTATCGCCAAAGTTGCATTCGAGCTAGCAGGCTTGCGCGGTGGCAAAGTATGCTCGGTTGATAAAGCCAATGTATTGGAAGTGACTGAATTGTGGAAGCAAACGGTTACTGATTTACAGCAAGCACAATATTCAAATATTCAACTCTCACATATGTATGTTGACAATGCTGCGATGCAGTTAGTGCGTGCACCAAAGCAGTTTGATGTAATCGTTACAGGTAATTTATTTGGTGATATCTTATCTGACGAAGCAGCAATGTTGACAGGTTCGATCGGCATGTTGCCTTCTGCATCTTTAGATGAAAATGGCAAAGGCATGTATGAGCCATGTCATGGTTCTGCACCAGATATTGCTGGTCAAAATGTTGCTAATCCATTGGCAACTATTCTTTCAGTTGCGATGATGTTACGTTATACCTTCCGTGAAGAAGCTGCAGCAAAAGCAATTGAAGATGCTGTGGGTCAAGTATTAGATCAAGGTTTGCGTACAGCAGATATTATGTCTGAAGGCATGACAAAAGTTGGTACAGATGCTATGGGTGAAGCCGTAGTTTCAGCACTAAACTAA
- a CDS encoding DUF2061 domain-containing protein: MANIQQFVINNRRTLKKTLSYYIMHISVAMIVAYMITGNLIMAATLSLIEPTVQAFAFFFHEKVWNYF; encoded by the coding sequence ATGGCAAACATTCAGCAATTCGTGATTAACAATCGACGGACTTTAAAAAAAACCTTGAGTTACTACATCATGCATATTAGTGTTGCGATGATAGTTGCCTATATGATTACGGGAAATTTAATCATGGCTGCAACCTTAAGTTTAATTGAACCAACCGTACAAGCTTTTGCCTTTTTCTTCCATGAAAAAGTTTGGAATTATTTCTAA
- a CDS encoding DUF2252 domain-containing protein gives MKKQQIKLPKQLWTEDCIDLTRHSYQGKLLTKKEGFKLGKAQRQKVSREQLSQLSQRPKGLTALNIYDWSNQGRLEQLKPIRAKRMSVSPFTYYRGMPSLMLFDQAWEQFNSGLFQQICGDCHLSNFGGFASPERNLLFGINDFDETLVAPFEWDLKRLATSFVIAARDIDLADKVGLKAIKTMLNSYRQHLLQNTELSPLQVWYDKVDASRLLENTECRKLRKKREKHLDSAQKRNAHSVLPKLTQQDKETGFRHFIDDEPLLWHPKLNEPFNKNVDEFFRQYRDSLKYDRQVLFDRYQRTDVALKVVGVGSVGTRSAVALFQDADREPLILQMKEANPSILSPLFKDKVEHEGERVIHGQQLMQAASDIFLGFSTLDKHFHIRQLRDMKISVDLTDMDDEYFYEYAESCGLALAHAHAKSGNADVLMGYLGEGNKIVDVLQEYAMQYAERNLNDYQQFMNEIADGKLQIAGDEAL, from the coding sequence ACGTCAAAAAGTTTCACGTGAACAGTTGTCACAACTATCGCAACGCCCTAAAGGTCTAACGGCTTTAAATATTTATGATTGGAGTAACCAAGGACGTTTAGAGCAGCTTAAGCCGATTCGTGCAAAACGTATGAGTGTTTCTCCATTTACCTATTATCGTGGTATGCCTTCTTTAATGTTGTTTGATCAAGCATGGGAGCAGTTTAACTCAGGTTTATTCCAGCAAATTTGTGGGGATTGTCATTTAAGCAATTTTGGTGGTTTTGCTAGTCCTGAACGTAATCTGTTATTTGGAATTAATGATTTTGACGAAACTTTAGTTGCGCCATTTGAGTGGGATTTAAAACGTTTAGCAACTAGTTTTGTAATTGCAGCACGTGATATTGATCTTGCTGATAAAGTCGGTTTAAAAGCCATTAAAACCATGCTGAATAGTTATCGCCAACATCTACTGCAAAATACTGAATTATCACCGCTACAAGTTTGGTATGACAAAGTCGATGCCAGTAGGTTGTTAGAAAATACGGAATGTCGAAAACTGAGAAAGAAGCGAGAGAAGCATCTTGATTCAGCACAAAAAAGAAATGCCCACTCGGTTTTGCCTAAACTGACCCAGCAGGACAAAGAGACGGGTTTTCGACACTTTATTGATGATGAACCTTTGCTTTGGCATCCAAAGTTAAATGAACCATTCAACAAAAATGTTGATGAGTTTTTTAGACAGTATCGTGATTCATTGAAATATGATCGACAAGTTTTATTTGATCGTTATCAACGCACAGACGTTGCACTCAAAGTGGTTGGGGTTGGAAGTGTTGGCACACGCTCTGCTGTTGCGCTGTTTCAAGATGCAGATCGAGAGCCATTGATATTACAAATGAAAGAAGCGAATCCTTCAATACTTAGTCCACTTTTCAAAGATAAGGTAGAACATGAAGGTGAGCGAGTCATTCATGGTCAACAATTAATGCAGGCTGCTAGTGATATCTTCTTAGGATTTTCTACATTAGATAAACATTTCCACATCCGTCAGCTTAGAGATATGAAGATTTCTGTGGATTTAACAGATATGGATGACGAATATTTTTATGAATATGCTGAAAGTTGTGGCTTAGCGTTGGCGCATGCACATGCAAAATCTGGTAATGCCGATGTTTTGATGGGCTATCTAGGTGAAGGCAACAAGATTGTAGATGTTTTGCAAGAGTATGCCATGCAATATGCTGAGCGCAATTTGAATGATTATCAGCAATTTATGAACGAAATAGCAGATGGCAAGCTTCAAATCGCTGGGGATGAAGCACTTTAA
- a CDS encoding LysR family transcriptional regulator, with the protein MNLAAFEAFLKVMETGSISIAAEQLFITQPAVTKRIHTLEEYFGVKLFESAGRGIQPTHAAHSLLPKVRTWLNELGEIHHTLSHEQNQVQGRLKIGTSHHIGLHHLADPLKAFVQSFPQVTLDVHFVDSEQAHEQVLAGELELAFLTLPPIGDERLSYLTIWNDPLVFVTSPFHPLAQQSQLKLEDLIAYPSLLPAAHTYTSQITLAEFEKKSLKPKISMSNNPLESIRMLVSIGLGWSVLPKTLVNQDLKQLDLNLDMQRQLGMVWHPARIQSKAAEELINMMQLG; encoded by the coding sequence ATGAATCTTGCTGCATTTGAAGCATTTTTAAAAGTGATGGAAACGGGATCAATTTCGATTGCAGCAGAACAATTATTTATTACTCAACCTGCGGTGACCAAACGAATTCATACGCTTGAAGAATATTTTGGAGTAAAACTGTTTGAATCCGCAGGACGCGGTATTCAACCGACCCATGCAGCACATTCTTTATTACCGAAAGTGAGAACTTGGCTCAATGAATTAGGTGAAATTCATCATACGCTGAGTCATGAGCAGAATCAGGTACAGGGTCGTTTAAAAATTGGGACGAGTCATCATATCGGATTGCATCATCTCGCAGACCCACTGAAAGCTTTTGTGCAATCTTTTCCACAAGTCACTTTAGATGTGCATTTTGTAGACTCAGAACAGGCGCATGAACAAGTTTTAGCAGGTGAACTCGAACTGGCCTTTTTAACCCTCCCTCCAATTGGAGATGAACGCCTAAGTTACTTGACGATTTGGAATGATCCTTTGGTTTTTGTGACCTCACCTTTTCATCCTTTAGCGCAACAATCACAACTTAAATTAGAAGATTTGATTGCTTATCCTAGCCTTTTACCCGCAGCACACACTTATACCAGTCAAATCACATTAGCAGAGTTTGAAAAAAAGAGCTTAAAACCTAAAATCAGCATGAGCAACAATCCTTTAGAATCAATCAGGATGTTAGTTTCTATTGGTTTAGGTTGGTCGGTATTACCTAAAACGTTGGTGAATCAAGATTTAAAACAACTTGATCTGAATCTCGATATGCAACGTCAACTGGGTATGGTGTGGCATCCTGCACGGATTCAATCTAAAGCGGCGGAAGAATTAATCAATATGATGCAACTTGGCTAG